In a genomic window of Schistocerca gregaria isolate iqSchGreg1 chromosome 5, iqSchGreg1.2, whole genome shotgun sequence:
- the LOC126272222 gene encoding chondroitin proteoglycan-2-like yields MKGLSLVVCGVLVAVIGSSSAASIRKVTVMSATCQGASGPFPNPSSCRSFLQCEPSGVATVIPCPANLEFNPKLRVCDFPERAGCSSSSSAPADDDNGNETGGGSNDSGVSPAPPSDDVPTCPAWNPDDVTQLPNPKDCSSFYKCDENGVAWLIPCPAGLEYNTELRVCDYPENAGCSTSSSPSNPSDDTPSEGEQDDGNSEGDSDINPQPPTGDAPNCPAWNPEDVTQLPNPSDCSSFYKCDENGVAWLIPCPAGLEYNAKLRVCDYPESAGCSSSSAAPSNPSGGESSDSDQNNGNADSGNGESPQQPAEDGPTCPPWNPDDVTQLPNASDCNSFYKCDENGVAWLIPCPAGLQYNAELRVCDYPGHAGCSV; encoded by the exons ATGAAAG GACTGTCGCTTGTTGTGTGTGGCGTTTTGGTGGCTGTGATCGGAAGCAGCAGTGCCGCTTCCATTCGCAAAGTGACTGTG ATGAGTGCAACATGCCAGGGAGCGTCCGGTCCATTTCCGAACCCCAGCAGCTGCAGGAGCTTCCTACAGTGTGAGCCATCAGGTGTTGCAACTGTCATCCCATGTCCAGCAAACCTCGAGTTCAATCCAAAGCTGAGGGTCTGCGACTTCCCAGAGCGAGCTGGCTGTTCTTCATCTTCGTCTGCTCCTGCTGACGACGACAATGGCAATGAAACTGGTGGTGGTTCCAACGACAGTGGAgtttcacctgcgccaccatctgacGACGTCCCCACTTGTCCAGCATGGAATCCGGATGACGTCACCCAGCTTCCCAATCCAAAGGATTGCAGCAGCTTCTACAAGTGTGACGAGAACGGCGTTGCCTGGCTTATTCCATGCCCAGCTGGCCTAGAGTACAATACAGAGCTAAGGGTGTGTGACTACCCAGAAAATGCTGGTTGCTCAACGTCGTCTTCACCAAGCAACCCTTCTGATGATACTCCTTCCGAGGGAGAGCAGGATGACGGAAAttcagagggagacagtgacataaATCCACAACCACCAACTGGAGATGCTCCCAATTGCCCAGCATGGAATCCAGAGGACGTCACCCAGCTTCCCAATCCCAGTGATTGCAGCTCTTTCTACAAATGTGACGAGAATGGTGTGGCTTGGCTCATACCGTGCCCAGCTGGTCTTGAATACAACGCCAAGCTGAGAGTCTGCGATTATCCTGAAAGTGCTGGCTGCTCATCATCATCAGCTGCTCCAAGTAACCCATCTGGCGGCGAATCATCTGACAGCGATCAGAACAATGGAAATGCCGACTCTGGTAACGGTGAAAGCCCACAGCAACCAGCCGAAGATGGCCCTACCTGTCCACCTTGGAATCCAGATGATGTCACCCAGCTGCCTAATGCCAGTGACTGTAACAGCTTCTACAAGTGCGACGAGAACGGAGTTGCATGGTTGATACCGTGTCCAGCGGGCCTGCAGTACAACGCCGAGCTGAGGGTGTGCGATTACCCCGGACATGCTGGTTGTTCTGTCTAA